In Stomoxys calcitrans chromosome 2, idStoCalc2.1, whole genome shotgun sequence, the following proteins share a genomic window:
- the LOC106088985 gene encoding uncharacterized protein LOC106088985 translates to MELHALVIGLLVLQGSLEGLALQCHQCKNTIDGGCFEFEKGHTIFLNECDSTATACVTEVKTKAGVEFVRRACKTSAWKCEGNCYTCHSDGCNYRNDDFQEVTTPRRLKATTMELITGNIYPIMGLGLLVTLLLVWIIIKVCCSNKDDEYEDEYYDEDDEDVEYDEEEKEMEDYDEENEEDYEEDYDSIEKEYHEYAQDAEDSYNKLKGDTVIHI, encoded by the exons ATGGAGCTACATGCGCTGGTGATTGGTTTACTTGTTCTACAAGGATCATTAGAGG GACTCGCCCTACAATGCCACCAGTGCAAAAATACGATTGATGGCGGATGCTTCGAGTTCGAAAAAGGCCATACAATATTTCTAAATGAATGTGACTCAACTGCAACTGCCTGTGTAACTGAGGTGAAAACAAAAG ccggTGTTGAATTTGTTAGACGCGCTTGCAAAACATCTGCATGGAAATGCGAGGGTAATTGTTATACATGCCATTCCGATGGTTGCAATTATCGCAATGACGATTTCCAAGAGGTGACAACGCCCCGCAGACTTAAAGCCACAACTATGGAACTTATAACGGGAAATATTTATCCCATTATGGGTCTAGGATTGCTGGTCACTCTCCTGCTTGTCTGGATCATTATAAAGGTATGTTGCAGTAATAAGGATGATGAATATGAAGATGAATACTACGATGAAGACGATGAGGATGTCGAATATGATGAGGAGGAAAAGGAGATGGAGGACTATGATGAGGAGAATGAGGAAGACTATGAAGAAGACTATGATTCTATTGAAAAGGAGTATCACGAATATGCCCAAGATGCAGAAGATTCATATAACAAATTAAAAGGAGATACTGTTATACACATATAA